aatttaaatttaaatcccatctctactaaaaatacaaaaaattagccgggcgtggtggcaggtgcttgtggtcccagctacccaggaggctgaggcaggagaatggcgtgaacctgggaggcggagcttgcagtgagccgagatcgcgccactgcactccagcctgggccacacagcaagactatgccttaaaaaaaaaaaaaaaaaaaaaaattcctagtataagtggacctgcacagttcaaattTCTGGTGTTGAAAGGTCACCTGTATATCTTCACAGTGCACTCATGCCACATAATCATTAACTTAGTTAAAAAGGTATTAAAAACTTTAGCTCTAATGCCCAGTTTACGAGAACTATAGGATACAAAGGAACGTGATAAAGGACAGCCCAGACTTGTCATCAGAAAAATTCAGACTGAGGAAAACGCAAGAACAACTGACCAAGTTTATTTAACAatagagacagacacacagacagacaaaaagacaaagagatgagaagggtggaaggagaaaggagaacttactttttttttttgagacagagtcttgctctgtcaccaggctggagtgcagtggtgcaatctcagctcacggcaacctctgtctcctgggttcaagggattctcctgcctcagcctcccgagtagctgggaccaccggtgCGTGCccccacgcccgactaatttttgtatttttaggagagacgggctttcaccatgttggcaaggatggtctcgatctcttgacctcgtgatccgtccatctcagcctcccaaagtgctaggattacaggcgtgagccacggcgagtggctgaagatttttttttttttttgagagggagtctcactctatcatccaggatggagtgcagtggtgcatctcagctcactgcaagctccgcttcccaggttcacaccattctcctgcctcagcctcccaagtagctgggactacaggtgcctgccaccatacccagctaatttatttttgtgtgtgtgtgttttttttttttttttttttaagtaaagacggggtttcaccatgttagccaggatggtctcgatgtcctgacctcgtgatccgcccgccttagcctcccaaagtgctgggattacagaatttacagattttttgttttttgaaacagagtctcgctctatcgcccaggctggagtgcagtggcatgatctcggctcactacaagctctgcctcccgggttcacaccactctcctgcctcaggcttccaggtagctgggactacaggcgcccgccaccatgctcggctaattttttgtatttttttttttttttttaatagagacggggtttcaccatgttagccaggatggtctcgatctcctgacctcgtggcccgcccaccttggactcccaatgtgctgggattacaggcttgagccactgcgcccggcccagaacttacagatttttaaagagaaacttaCACACATCAACCAGGTGCAATTTATGGACATTTGAATCTCCATTTGAATAAACTGTCAAAATCATTTGAGATCATCATAAGATTTCAACACTAACTGCAAACCTGATATTAAGGAGTTGTAGGTTTATGTGAATGACAATGGTATCATGGTTGtttttttaatgtcctttttgTCATGCACACCAACATTTTATAGCTGAAATATGATATCTGAAATTTGCTGGGGTGAGTGAGGAATGAGTCAGGGTATAGATTAAACAAGACTGTCCATGAGTTGGCAGTTGTCACTgttagttaatgggtacaagcAAGAGTTCGTTACTCTATTTTCTCCActtttatatgtttgaaattttccacaataagctttaaaaattgtgtttttggAAGCATTAGGACAGTCTGATTTCTGATTTGTCTACAACTTAAGGTAATTAGCAAATTCTTTTTATCATAGCCTAAGTTTCTATCTTGCATCTTTAGGGAGTACCTTTCAAAACACAAACCCCATTCCTATTAATATGTAATTATCGTTTTCTTTACTGTTTAATGCTTTCTTATACAAACATTGCAATGTCATAACATCTAAATATTATGTTCTATAAAACATTGAGCACAGTAATTGTAAATCAACTCACTTAAGTACTTAACAGCGATACACCATATGATTAATACTCAGCTTCTGACACACAAagttatacaaaaaaatttttattaagtacAGTTTCATATTTAGAGCTTCCGAGTTACAAATGTGATTGGATATTTAGGATAcataatttattcttaaaatacacAACTTATATACAGACATTAAAAACTCAGTCTCCAAAATGCTCAATAAAGATGTCTGGGTGACACTTATAGAATTGACCTagcaattttttcttctctttggcaGAAAGTTTTGAATCCTCATCAATAGTTTTTAGTAAATTCAACAGCTCATCTTTGGTTGTCTTCTGCGTATTGTTGAAATAGTCACGTTGATCAATTCTCTGGCAATAAATATATCcttaaagtttaaaagtaaaaagttcaGTTAATGACTCAATTCCTcatatttaaccaaaaaaaatcaagcaatattcttgtctttatgtttttcttccccATTTTGTAATATGCACTGAAGATGGTAAGCACCGCTGACTTTCTAACCCTTGTCAAGTTGCTTAGTCTGAATTACTCTGAGGAGAATGTTTTAAATTTGGTTGAAATTAAAGTCCAACTACTTATagcaaaacattttcaaaaaacacCTGAAATTTATCTTTGGAACATCATGAAAACAATATTTCTCAGATTACCTGCATCTCTATTTGGATCTCTTCCATTCTGTATGGCCATAAGCTTAACACTTACAATTTTATGTAGAGTTCCAGGAAtcttaagaaaaagaagggaCATGGGACATTATCCAAATGCATTTTAATCTAGTGATCTATTACATAAGCTCAATTTAACTACTTTCACAATTTTACCTTAAAAACATCTTTCTGATGATCCATTAAAAAGAGTACCAGAAGATCTGTTTTGCCTTTGGATAAATTTTTATTGTCAACAATAGCTTTCGAGAATATCCTTTTCACAACCATTCGGTTGtcactctataaaaataaaacaaatatatccaATAGTATATATTGAAGACACAAGTTTAATATAAAagagaatattaaatattaatagctaTTATCCATTTCAGCATACTTGATGCTGAAGATGGAATAATTTAATACTTAATCTATAAGTTATTAAGGATATTAAATACAACTAACAGTTAAACAAAAGACTTACTTCTTTCTGTAATTTAAACTCAGAAGGATTTGCTGCAACAGCCATGAAATACAGCAGTCTTCTAAATTCTTCTCTATTTTGGAAATCTAAAAGCTTTAGAAGGAGCTGGGTAGCTTCTAAAGCTATTTCCGTCTTCCCATTCACTTTagccaaaagaaaaaactgctttTAATTGACCAAATATGACCATATTAAAGGGAACAAAACTCAAGTTATAGTTTGAGTTAAAAAGTGCacttattcaaaattatttccaaaagcaaaagcaagactAGGAATTAACAATGAATGGTGGATACCATAAAGGCAGCTTGTTCTCAAATTGGCAACTAACACCCTAAGTCCCTGTCATATAATATCTTCGGGCATTAAATCTAACTCTCAGCTTTGTGGATAAAAtcccattctgtttttcattaattCAGTACATTTGGGAGTATACCATGTGTACAAAACTCACATATCCAATTTTACTTGAGAAAAATAGGGGGAATTTTCTGAAACCTCCAATTTGTTTCCAACAAATTATGCAGCTCATTGGTAGAGAGACAAAGCAGAGAGTCTGCCATTTTGAAGAGACTGAACGGGCAGTAATGGTGGTGCTGGTAACTCTTCTAAAAGAAGAGAATTGCTGCTTTATGCTTAAGCTTCCGGTGAATGAGAGCAGCATTATGCTCCTGGGTAACCAGAAGTTTCTGCATAACTTTAGAGCTTGTTAAAGCCTCTTTCCAAATGACCTCTAGAAGTTTTTGAACAAACATACTTTCCATGAATTAATCCAGATCCACTCCCAGCTTGTAGTAGTACTATTTTGGTTCAGTTTGAGAACtaactttttcttgtttcctccAAAAGATAAATGCTAGTATCCAATTAGATCTTACTTACCTAAGAGTTCTGCAATTCCATTATGAACATCAGATAAGTGATTTAACAGAGGTTCCCTACTACTGTAATATCTGCCAATGGCATCAAACAGAAGTTCTTTCACTAAGTCTGTTCGGTCTGGTTGCTCAGGAAAGCTTCTGCTTATTTCCACCACCATCTGGTCTGGAAGGTATTCCAAACAGTCAATTGCTGCAGAGAGCCACTCATCTTCCCTATACGGGAGAGGGAAAGATTATTTAAAAGGCAAAGAATAACAAATATACACATGGTACCTAATTCACTAGCTATTTCATGCCATCAGGATAAATTTCTACATGAGCTTAAAAGATATGTATAGCTCTTTTTAATATATAGCTAGATCATGTATCACATTTACAAGTTCAGTTTAatgttttccctttattttttcctttttcacgaaAACAAACTCTCCACCACAATACAGAGGTGAAAAGAGCATACAAATTCAAACTCTGCTCTTGCTCTTCACATTTACAATGGAGACCCAGAAACTCCAAGTTACTTGCTCAGGCCTCAGGCAGGACTAGATCCCAGATCTGAGTTCTGGGCCAATATTTCTCCAACACAGTGTTGCTTACTTCAGAGTTCTGTATGATCTATTAGCTCTCCCTTTAGCTAGGACAGAAAAGTTTCAAACGTTTCAAAATAATTACACATCAgacctggcgcggtggctcacgcctgtaatcccagcactttgggaggccgagccaggtggatcacatgaggtcaggagttcgagacga
The sequence above is a segment of the Theropithecus gelada isolate Dixy chromosome 14, Tgel_1.0, whole genome shotgun sequence genome. Coding sequences within it:
- the DEPDC7 gene encoding DEP domain-containing protein 7 isoform X2; its protein translation is MRGLCEFYWQEFGIKGFSVAQKPFGATYVWSSIINTLQTQVEVKKRRHRLKRHNDCFVGSEAVDVIFSHLIQNKYFGDVDIPRAKVVRVCQALMDYKVFEAIPTKVFGKDKKPTFEDSSCSLYRFTTIPNQDSQLGKENKLCSPSRYADALFKSSDIKSASLEDLWENLSLKPANSPHVNISATLSPQVINEVWQEETIGRLLQLVDLPLLDSLLKQQEAVPKVPQSKRQSDMVNSSNYLDRGILKAYSDSQEDEWLSAAIDCLEYLPDQMVVEISRSFPEQPDRTDLVKELLFDAIGRYYSSREPLLNHLSDVHNGIAELLVNGKTEIALEATQLLLKLLDFQNREEFRRLLYFMAVAANPSEFKLQKESDNRMVVKRIFSKAIVDNKNLSKGKTDLLVLFLMDHQKDVFKIPGTLHKIVSVKLMAIQNGRDPNRDAGYIYCQRIDQRDYFNNTQKTTKDELLNLLKTIDEDSKLSAKEKKKLLGQFYKCHPDIFIEHFGD